In one Lolium rigidum isolate FL_2022 chromosome 3, APGP_CSIRO_Lrig_0.1, whole genome shotgun sequence genomic region, the following are encoded:
- the LOC124702966 gene encoding LRR receptor kinase SERK2-like isoform X1 yields MKLVAFGLVLLGCLQSLAAPDRQVIALHEIRMMLTDSRGVLKDWNDNQVSPCYLANVRCDQHGDVIGITLSSSGLSGVLSPSIATITTLQQLLLDGNSITGGIPQELGNLSNLMTLKLGRNKLNGSIPESVGLLSELQNLDLSQNLLIGNIPSSLSNLSSLNNINLAYNNLSGEIPEQLLQVSQYNYTGNHFNCDQHLTSCAGGTNKTATGGSRNSRLKVIIGSIGGAVTLIVFVVLFLLWWQRMRHHPEIYIDVAGQHDHSLEFGQIKRFSWRELQIATNNFSELNVLGKGGFGKVYIGVLPGPDGKNVAVKRLFEVGSPEGEMAFLREVELISIAVHKNILRLIGFCTTPTERLLVYPFMENLSVASRLRDIELNEQTLDWPTRMRIALGAARGLEYLHEHCNPKIIHRDVKAANVLLDGKFEAVIGDFGLAKMMDMGRNTVTTGVRGTMGHIAPEYFKTGRPSVKTDIFGYGVMLLEIVTGERAIFPDFMEGAGEVMLIDQVKLMMQEGRLEEIIDRNINCGYDSQELVKIIQVALLCTHINPGQRPAMSEVVHMLEGNIVLKDRWEEWQQAELTRRKQYENNQHRKLFSFSEESLNIHEAVELSGGR; encoded by the exons ATGAAGTTAGTAGCTTTCGGATTAGTTTTATTGGGGTGCCTCCAATCTTTGGCAGCTCCTGACCGCCAAG TCATAGCACTGCATGAAATAAGGATGATGCTCACCGACAGCCGCGGTGTTTTGAAAGACTGGAATGATAATCAAGTTAGCCCCTGCTACCTTGCTAATGTTAGATGTGATCAACACGGCGACGTTATTGGAAT AACTTTGAGCTCGTCAGGATTAAGTGGAGTCTTGTCGCCCAGCATTGCAACGATAACAACTTTACAGCAGCT GTTATTGGACGGTAACAGCATAACAGGAGGAATTCCACAAGAGCTAGGGAACCTATCAAATTTAATGACTCTAAAACTTGGAAGAAATAAATTAAATGGCTCGATACCTGAATCTGTTGGACTTCTTTCAGAGCTCCAAAATCT GGATCTAAGCCAAAATTTGTTGATTGGCAACATTCCAAGCTCTTTGTCAAATCTTTCATCATTGAACAATAT CAATCTTGCATATAACAATCTTAGCGGTGAAATACCAGAACAGCTACTTCAGGTGTCCCAATATAA CTATACAGGCAATCATTTTAATTGTGACCAGCACTTAACTTCATGTGCGGGAGGCACTAATAAGACAG CAACAGGTGGATCAAGGAACTCCAGACTCAAGGTGATTATTGGAAGCATTGGTGGAGCAGTCACACTGATTGTGTTTGTAGTTCTATTTCTGCTATGGTGGCAAAGAATGCGCCACCATCCTGAAATATACATTGATGTTGCAG GTCAGCATGACCACAGCCTAGAGTTTGGGCAGATAAAGCGTTTCTCGTGGCGAGAACTCCAGATTGCAACCAATAATTTCAGTGAGCTAAATGTTCTTGGCAAGGGCGGTTTTGGTAAAGTGTACATAGGAGTGCTTCCAGGTCCAGACGGTAAGAACGTTGCAGTCAAACGACTGTTTGAAGTGGGAAGCCCTGAAGGTGAAATGGCTTTCCTCAGAGAAGTGGAATTGATAAGCATTGCTGTGCATAAGAACATATTAAGATTAATAGGGTTCTGCACAACGCCGACAGAGCGGCTCTTGGTATACCCTTTCATGGAGAACCTGAGTGTTGCTTCCCGTTTAAGAG ATATAGAACTTAATGAACAAACATTAGATTGGCCAACAAGAATGAGAATCGCACTTGGTGCTGCCCGTGGTTTGGAATATCTTCATGAGCACTGCAACCCCAAAATCATCCACCGTGATGTCAAGGCCGCCAATGTCCTACTTGACGGGAAGTTTGAAGCAGTCATAGGAGACTTTGGGCTGGCGAAGATGATGGACATGGGGAGAAACACAGTGACAACGGGGGTCCGCGGGACAATGGGCCACATAGCTCCTGAGTACTTTAAGACGGGAAGGCCATCAGTGAAGACAGACATATTTGGATATGGTGTCATGTTATTAGAGATTGTGACAGGTGAGCGTGCAATTTTCCCCGACTTCATGGAAGGAGCTGGTGAGGTCATGCTCATTGATCAA GTGAAATTGATGATGCAAGAAGGGcgattggaagaaatcatagaccgcaatataaACTGTGGATATGACTCTCAAGAGCTAGTAAAAATTATCCAAGTAGCACTCCTCTGCACCCACATTAACCCTGGTCAACGCCCTGCTATGTCGGAAGTTGTGCATATGCTGGAAGGAAATATTGTGCTGAAAGATCGGTGGGAGGAGTGGCAGCAAGCTGAGCTTACCCGCCGGAAGCAGTATGAGAATAACCAGCACCGCAAATTATTCAGCTTCAGTGAAGAATCACTCAACATCCATGAAGCCGTTGAGCTATCTGGTGGCAGATGA
- the LOC124702966 gene encoding LRR receptor kinase SERK2-like isoform X3, with amino-acid sequence MKLVAFGLVLLGCLQSLAAPDRQVIALHEIRMMLTDSRGVLKDWNDNQVSPCYLANVRCDQHGDVIGITLSSSGLSGVLSPSIATITTLQQLLLDGNSITGGIPQELGNLSNLMTLKLGRNKLNGSIPESVGLLSELQNLDLSQNLLIGNIPSSLSNLSSLNNINLAYNNLSGEIPEQLLQVSQYNYTGNHFNCDQHLTSCAGGTNKTGQHDHSLEFGQIKRFSWRELQIATNNFSELNVLGKGGFGKVYIGVLPGPDGKNVAVKRLFEVGSPEGEMAFLREVELISIAVHKNILRLIGFCTTPTERLLVYPFMENLSVASRLRDIELNEQTLDWPTRMRIALGAARGLEYLHEHCNPKIIHRDVKAANVLLDGKFEAVIGDFGLAKMMDMGRNTVTTGVRGTMGHIAPEYFKTGRPSVKTDIFGYGVMLLEIVTGERAIFPDFMEGAGEVMLIDQVKLMMQEGRLEEIIDRNINCGYDSQELVKIIQVALLCTHINPGQRPAMSEVVHMLEGNIVLKDRWEEWQQAELTRRKQYENNQHRKLFSFSEESLNIHEAVELSGGR; translated from the exons ATGAAGTTAGTAGCTTTCGGATTAGTTTTATTGGGGTGCCTCCAATCTTTGGCAGCTCCTGACCGCCAAG TCATAGCACTGCATGAAATAAGGATGATGCTCACCGACAGCCGCGGTGTTTTGAAAGACTGGAATGATAATCAAGTTAGCCCCTGCTACCTTGCTAATGTTAGATGTGATCAACACGGCGACGTTATTGGAAT AACTTTGAGCTCGTCAGGATTAAGTGGAGTCTTGTCGCCCAGCATTGCAACGATAACAACTTTACAGCAGCT GTTATTGGACGGTAACAGCATAACAGGAGGAATTCCACAAGAGCTAGGGAACCTATCAAATTTAATGACTCTAAAACTTGGAAGAAATAAATTAAATGGCTCGATACCTGAATCTGTTGGACTTCTTTCAGAGCTCCAAAATCT GGATCTAAGCCAAAATTTGTTGATTGGCAACATTCCAAGCTCTTTGTCAAATCTTTCATCATTGAACAATAT CAATCTTGCATATAACAATCTTAGCGGTGAAATACCAGAACAGCTACTTCAGGTGTCCCAATATAA CTATACAGGCAATCATTTTAATTGTGACCAGCACTTAACTTCATGTGCGGGAGGCACTAATAAGACAG GTCAGCATGACCACAGCCTAGAGTTTGGGCAGATAAAGCGTTTCTCGTGGCGAGAACTCCAGATTGCAACCAATAATTTCAGTGAGCTAAATGTTCTTGGCAAGGGCGGTTTTGGTAAAGTGTACATAGGAGTGCTTCCAGGTCCAGACGGTAAGAACGTTGCAGTCAAACGACTGTTTGAAGTGGGAAGCCCTGAAGGTGAAATGGCTTTCCTCAGAGAAGTGGAATTGATAAGCATTGCTGTGCATAAGAACATATTAAGATTAATAGGGTTCTGCACAACGCCGACAGAGCGGCTCTTGGTATACCCTTTCATGGAGAACCTGAGTGTTGCTTCCCGTTTAAGAG ATATAGAACTTAATGAACAAACATTAGATTGGCCAACAAGAATGAGAATCGCACTTGGTGCTGCCCGTGGTTTGGAATATCTTCATGAGCACTGCAACCCCAAAATCATCCACCGTGATGTCAAGGCCGCCAATGTCCTACTTGACGGGAAGTTTGAAGCAGTCATAGGAGACTTTGGGCTGGCGAAGATGATGGACATGGGGAGAAACACAGTGACAACGGGGGTCCGCGGGACAATGGGCCACATAGCTCCTGAGTACTTTAAGACGGGAAGGCCATCAGTGAAGACAGACATATTTGGATATGGTGTCATGTTATTAGAGATTGTGACAGGTGAGCGTGCAATTTTCCCCGACTTCATGGAAGGAGCTGGTGAGGTCATGCTCATTGATCAA GTGAAATTGATGATGCAAGAAGGGcgattggaagaaatcatagaccgcaatataaACTGTGGATATGACTCTCAAGAGCTAGTAAAAATTATCCAAGTAGCACTCCTCTGCACCCACATTAACCCTGGTCAACGCCCTGCTATGTCGGAAGTTGTGCATATGCTGGAAGGAAATATTGTGCTGAAAGATCGGTGGGAGGAGTGGCAGCAAGCTGAGCTTACCCGCCGGAAGCAGTATGAGAATAACCAGCACCGCAAATTATTCAGCTTCAGTGAAGAATCACTCAACATCCATGAAGCCGTTGAGCTATCTGGTGGCAGATGA
- the LOC124696021 gene encoding pentatricopeptide repeat-containing protein At4g19890-like, which produces MQTLSRHRHGRLIPKFSSFSTATTSNAPPPPPVPTSDATSRISSLGDHDPGALAPDDAIVALSSVADSDGSAAALALFRRLASRSDVRQLMRLYVTAATTFVARSSLPMAHEAMRRMVAAFGEAGRLPEAADMVFEMRSHGLPFCVETANWILTAGLDTGNFVYARKVFNGMVTRGGVCPDARSFRALVLGCCRGGQVEEVDALLTAMWEQGFCLDNATCTVLVRTFCKKGRFRDVSEFFRRMLEMGTPPNVVNYTAWIDGLCKKGHVKQAFHVLEEMVRKGLKPNVYTHTSLIDGLCKIGWTERAFRLFLKLIKSSSYKPNVHTYTVMIGGYCKEGKLARAEMLLGRMVEQELAPNTNTYTTLISGHCKGGSFDRAFELMSKMTSEGFLPNIYTYNAVIDGLCKKGKIQEAYKVLRRATSQGLELDKAIVKLANQHQL; this is translated from the exons ATGCAGACGCTCTCTCGCCATCGCCATGGCCGCCTCATCCCCAAGTTCTCGTCCTTCTCCACCGCTACCACATCCAATGCCCCGCCTCCACCTCCCGTTCCTACCTCCGATGCCACCTCCCGCATCTCCTCGCTCGGCGACCACGACCCGGGCGCGCTCGCGCCCGACGATGCCATCGTGGCGCTCTCCTCCGTCGCCGATTCCGATGGCTCCGCGGCGGCACTCGCGCTCTTCCGCCGCCTGGCGTCCCGCTCAGACGTGCGCCAGCTCATGCGCCTCTACGTCACCGCCGCGACCACCTTCGTCGCGAGGAGCAGCCTCCCCATGGCGCACGAGGCCATGCGCCGGATGGTCGCCGCCTTCGGCGAGGCAGGTCGGCTCCCGGAGGCCGCGGACATGGTCTTCGAGATGCGCAGCCACGGTCTGCCATTCTGCGTCGAAACAGCCAACTGGATCCTCACAGCTGGGCTAGACACCGGGAACTTTGTCTATGCGCGCAAGGTGTTCAATGGAATGGTGACGCGCGGCGGGGTGTGCCCCGACGCTCGCAGCTTCCGGGCGCTGGTCTTGGGGTGCTGCAGGGGAGgccaggtggaggaggtggacgcCTTGCTGACAGCAATGTGGGAGCAGGGGTTCTGCCTGGACAATGCGACATGCACGGTGCTCGTGCGGACCTTCTGCAAGAAGGGGCGATTCAGGGATGTGTCCGAGTTCTTCAGGAGGATGCTGGAGATGGGAACACCACCCAATGTGGTCAATTACACCGCGTGGATTgatggtctgtgtaaaaaaggaCACGTCAAGCAGGCGTTCCATGTACTGGAGGAGATGGTCAGAAAAGGGTTGAAGCCGAATGTGTACACACACACGTCGTTGATTGACGGGCTCTGTAAGATTGGGTGGACGGAGAGGGCGTTCCGGCTTTTCTTGAAGCTCATCAAGAGTAGTTCATACAAGCCGAACGTGCATACATACACTGTGATGATTGGAGGGTACTGTAAAGAGGGCAAGCTTGCTCGAGCTGAGATGCTGCTGGGAAGGATGGTTGAGCAGGAGTTGGCGCCAAACACAAACACATACACTACGCTTATTAGTGGGCACTGCAAAGGAGGCAGCTTTGATCGTGCCTTTGAGCTGATGAGTAAGATGACTAGTGAAGGCTTCCTGCCCAACATTTACACATACAATGCTGTCATTGATGGCCTCTGCAAGAAAGGTAAAATTCAAGAGGCCTACAAGGTGCTCCGGAGGGCCACTAGTCAAGGGCTTGAGCTTGATAAG GCTATTGTAAAGTTGGCAAATCAACATCAGCTTTGA
- the LOC124696022 gene encoding G-type lectin S-receptor-like serine/threonine-protein kinase At4g03230: MEIHLWIRRHRKVKLSLWDISKVNERQDEELVWGIEGEKSGFTLFSLSQVLEATSNFSDENKLGQGGFGPVYKGQFPDGLEVAVKRLASHSGQGFTEFKNEIQLIANLQHRNLVRLLGCCSQGEDKMLVYEYLPNKSLDFFIFDEARKALLNWNKRLTIIEGIAQGLLYLHKHSRLRVIHRDVKAGNILLDSGMNPKISDFGLAKLSSSDDTEGNTKRVVGTYGYMAPEYASEGLFSIKSDVFSFGVLVLEIIAGKKNSGFHLHGDFFNLLGYAWQLWKEKRWLQLADASVVTDCCTLAIMRCVNIALLCVQENAADRPTTSDVVAMLSSESMSLPEPKHPAYFHVRVTKEEASTGAEPCSINNVTMTTPRGR, encoded by the exons ATGGAAATCCACTT GTGGATCAGAAGGCACAGAAAAG TTAAACTGAGTTTATGGGATATATCAAAGGTGAATGAGCGCCAGGATGAAGAGCTGGTTTGGGGAATAGAAGGGGAAAAATCAGGGTTCACCCTTTTCAGCTTATCACAAGTATTGGAGGCTACAAGTAACTTCTCAGACGAAAACAAACTTGGACAAGGTGGATTTGGTCCTGTATACAAg GGACAGTTTCCTGATGGGTTGGAGGTAGCAGTTAAGAGACTTGCTTCCCATTCTGGGCAAGGTTTCACAGAGTTCAAAAATGAAATCCAACTCATAGCCAACCTGCAGCACAGAAATCTGGTTAGGCTGTTGGGATGTTGCTCTCAGGGAGAGGACAAAATGCTAGTCTATGAATATTTGCCAAATAAAAGCTTGGatttcttcatcttcg ATGAAGCAAGAAAAGCTTTACTAAACTGGAATAAACGGCTGACAATAATCGAAGGAATAGCACAAGGACTGCTGTATTTGCATAAACACTCTCGTTTACGTGTTATACATAGAGATGTTAAAGCCGGCAACATTCTCTTGGACTCTGGAATGAATCCTAAAATTTCAGATTTTGGGCTTGCAAAATTGTCTAGCTCTGACGATACTGAAGGGAACACAAAAAGGGTGGTTGGGACATA TGGTTATATGGCTCCTGAGTATGCTTCTGAAGGCCTCTTTTCAATAAAATCTGACGTGTTCAGCTTCGGCGTCCTAGTTCTCGAGATCATTGCTGGGAAGAAAAATTCTGGTTTCCATCTGCATGGGGACTTTTTTAACCTTCTTGGATAT GCATGGCAGTTATGGAAGGAAAAAAGATGGCTCCAACTCGCTGATGCATCAGTAGTCACAGATTGTTGTACATTAGCGATAATGAGATGCGTTAACATTGCTCTGCTGTGTGTTCAAGAGAACGCGGCTGATAGACCCACCACGTCAGATGTCGTTGCTATGCTAAGCAGTGAGAGTATGAGCCTGCCCGAGCCTAAGCACCCTGCGTATTTCCACGTGAGGGTGACAAAGGAAGAGGCGTCTACAGGTGCTGAGCCATGTAGCATAAACAACGTGACTATGACTACCCCTAGAGGTAGATAG
- the LOC124702966 gene encoding LRR receptor kinase SERK2-like isoform X2 has translation MKLVAFGLVLLGCLQSLAAPDRQVIALHEIRMMLTDSRGVLKDWNDNQVSPCYLANVRCDQHGDVIGITLSSSGLSGVLSPSIATITTLQQLLLDGNSITGGIPQELGNLSNLMTLKLGRNKLNGSIPESVGLLSELQNLDLSQNLLIGNIPSSLSNLSSLNNINLAYNNLSGEIPEQLLQVSQYNYTGNHFNCDQHLTSCAGGTNKTGGSRNSRLKVIIGSIGGAVTLIVFVVLFLLWWQRMRHHPEIYIDVAGQHDHSLEFGQIKRFSWRELQIATNNFSELNVLGKGGFGKVYIGVLPGPDGKNVAVKRLFEVGSPEGEMAFLREVELISIAVHKNILRLIGFCTTPTERLLVYPFMENLSVASRLRDIELNEQTLDWPTRMRIALGAARGLEYLHEHCNPKIIHRDVKAANVLLDGKFEAVIGDFGLAKMMDMGRNTVTTGVRGTMGHIAPEYFKTGRPSVKTDIFGYGVMLLEIVTGERAIFPDFMEGAGEVMLIDQVKLMMQEGRLEEIIDRNINCGYDSQELVKIIQVALLCTHINPGQRPAMSEVVHMLEGNIVLKDRWEEWQQAELTRRKQYENNQHRKLFSFSEESLNIHEAVELSGGR, from the exons ATGAAGTTAGTAGCTTTCGGATTAGTTTTATTGGGGTGCCTCCAATCTTTGGCAGCTCCTGACCGCCAAG TCATAGCACTGCATGAAATAAGGATGATGCTCACCGACAGCCGCGGTGTTTTGAAAGACTGGAATGATAATCAAGTTAGCCCCTGCTACCTTGCTAATGTTAGATGTGATCAACACGGCGACGTTATTGGAAT AACTTTGAGCTCGTCAGGATTAAGTGGAGTCTTGTCGCCCAGCATTGCAACGATAACAACTTTACAGCAGCT GTTATTGGACGGTAACAGCATAACAGGAGGAATTCCACAAGAGCTAGGGAACCTATCAAATTTAATGACTCTAAAACTTGGAAGAAATAAATTAAATGGCTCGATACCTGAATCTGTTGGACTTCTTTCAGAGCTCCAAAATCT GGATCTAAGCCAAAATTTGTTGATTGGCAACATTCCAAGCTCTTTGTCAAATCTTTCATCATTGAACAATAT CAATCTTGCATATAACAATCTTAGCGGTGAAATACCAGAACAGCTACTTCAGGTGTCCCAATATAA CTATACAGGCAATCATTTTAATTGTGACCAGCACTTAACTTCATGTGCGGGAGGCACTAATAAGACAG GTGGATCAAGGAACTCCAGACTCAAGGTGATTATTGGAAGCATTGGTGGAGCAGTCACACTGATTGTGTTTGTAGTTCTATTTCTGCTATGGTGGCAAAGAATGCGCCACCATCCTGAAATATACATTGATGTTGCAG GTCAGCATGACCACAGCCTAGAGTTTGGGCAGATAAAGCGTTTCTCGTGGCGAGAACTCCAGATTGCAACCAATAATTTCAGTGAGCTAAATGTTCTTGGCAAGGGCGGTTTTGGTAAAGTGTACATAGGAGTGCTTCCAGGTCCAGACGGTAAGAACGTTGCAGTCAAACGACTGTTTGAAGTGGGAAGCCCTGAAGGTGAAATGGCTTTCCTCAGAGAAGTGGAATTGATAAGCATTGCTGTGCATAAGAACATATTAAGATTAATAGGGTTCTGCACAACGCCGACAGAGCGGCTCTTGGTATACCCTTTCATGGAGAACCTGAGTGTTGCTTCCCGTTTAAGAG ATATAGAACTTAATGAACAAACATTAGATTGGCCAACAAGAATGAGAATCGCACTTGGTGCTGCCCGTGGTTTGGAATATCTTCATGAGCACTGCAACCCCAAAATCATCCACCGTGATGTCAAGGCCGCCAATGTCCTACTTGACGGGAAGTTTGAAGCAGTCATAGGAGACTTTGGGCTGGCGAAGATGATGGACATGGGGAGAAACACAGTGACAACGGGGGTCCGCGGGACAATGGGCCACATAGCTCCTGAGTACTTTAAGACGGGAAGGCCATCAGTGAAGACAGACATATTTGGATATGGTGTCATGTTATTAGAGATTGTGACAGGTGAGCGTGCAATTTTCCCCGACTTCATGGAAGGAGCTGGTGAGGTCATGCTCATTGATCAA GTGAAATTGATGATGCAAGAAGGGcgattggaagaaatcatagaccgcaatataaACTGTGGATATGACTCTCAAGAGCTAGTAAAAATTATCCAAGTAGCACTCCTCTGCACCCACATTAACCCTGGTCAACGCCCTGCTATGTCGGAAGTTGTGCATATGCTGGAAGGAAATATTGTGCTGAAAGATCGGTGGGAGGAGTGGCAGCAAGCTGAGCTTACCCGCCGGAAGCAGTATGAGAATAACCAGCACCGCAAATTATTCAGCTTCAGTGAAGAATCACTCAACATCCATGAAGCCGTTGAGCTATCTGGTGGCAGATGA